Proteins encoded in a region of the Quercus lobata isolate SW786 chromosome 8, ValleyOak3.0 Primary Assembly, whole genome shotgun sequence genome:
- the LOC115957758 gene encoding probable plastidic glucose transporter 1 has protein sequence MWVNTVHYELVRPVPATLTSPRNLNLLVSFPKPKTFRFLRLVKFKALAAKKQQLTKLETRKPESENFTVSAKNGDEVADYGWLPAFPHVLIASLSNFLFGYHIGVLNGPIVSIARELGFEGNSILEGLVVSIFIVGAFVGSISSGSLVDRLGCRRTFQIVTIPLILGAILSAQAHSLDEVLLGRFLVGLGIGVNTVLVPIYISEVSPTKYRGSLGTLSQIGSCLGIITSLCVGIPSDNDPHWWRTILYIASIPGFIITIGMQFAVDSPRWLCKAGRLDDAKAVVNNLWGASEVEKAIEEFQTVSKNDGSDLNSRWLELLEEPHSRVAFLGGTLFVLQQFAGINGVLYFSSLTFQNVGVTSGALASLVVGLTNLTGALCALYLMDKQGRKKLLIGSYLGMAVSMFLVVYAISFPLDEQLSHNLSILGTVLYIFTFATGAGPVTGLIIPELSSTRMRGKIMGFSFTAHWVCNFLVGLFFLDLVEKFGVSPVYASFGGVSLVAAIFVNYFIVETKGRSLEEIEMSLNPNIQARDT, from the exons ATGTGGGTAAATACCGTTCATTACGAACTGGTTCGTCCGGTTCCGGCAACCCTAACCAGTCCCCGAAACCTGAATCTCCTCGTTTCTTTTCCGAAACCGAAAACGTTTCGTTTTCTTAGGCTTGTTAAGTTCAAAGCTTTGGCGGCAAAGAAGCAGCAGCTCACTAAGTTAGAAACTCGGAAGCCAG AGAGTGAAAACTTCACTGTGAGCGCAAAGAATGGTGATGAAGTTGCTGATTATGGATGGCTACCTGCTTTTCCTCACGTCTTGATTGCTTCTCTGTCCAATTTTCTATTTGGGTATCATATTGG AGTACTGAATGGTCCTATTGTTTCTATTGCACGAGAACTTGGTTTTGAAGGAAATTCAATACTCGAGGGACTTGTGGTTAGCATTTTTATTGTTGGTGCATTTGTTGGAAGCATAAGCTCTGGCTCATTGGTTGATAGACTTGGTTGTCGGCGTACGTTCCAAATTGTCACAATACCCTTGATTCTTGGCGCTATATTAAG TGCACAAGCTCACTCCTTGGATGAAGTACTTTTGGGAAGATTTCTTGTTGGCCTTGGTATAGGTGTGAATACGGTTCTTGTTCCGATTTATATATCTGAG GTTTCCCCAACGAAATATAGAGGATCACTGGGAACCTTGAGTCAGATCGGCTCCTGTCTTGGCATTATTACGTCACTTTGTGTGGGAATTCCCTCTGACAATGATCCACATTG GTGGAGGACAATACTCTACATTGCAAGTATCCCTGGATTTATCATTACAATTGGCATGCAGTTTGCTGTAGACAGCCCCCGCTGGCTTTGTAAA GCTGGGAGATTGGATGATGCTAAAGCAGTTGTCAATAACCTTTGGGGAGCATCTGAAGTTGAAAAGGCAATTGAAGAATTTCAGACAGTCAGCAAGAATGATGGAAGTGATTTGAACAGCAGATGGCTTGAACTCCTAGAAGAGCCACACTCTAGAG TTGCATTCCTTGGAGGCACCCTTTTTGTACTTCAACAGTTTGCTGGTATAAATGgggttctttatttttcatcattgACCTTTCAAAATGTTGGAGTTACAAGTGGTGCTTTAGCAAGCTTGGTTGTTGGACTTACCAACCTTACAG GTGCACTTTGTGCTTTGTATTTAATGGATAAGCAAGGAAGAAAAAAGCTCTTGATAGGAAGCTACTTAGGAATG GCAGTTTCGATGTTTCTTGTAGTCTACGCAATCAGTTTTCCTTTAGATGAACAACTCAGTCACAACTTATCAATACTAGGAACTGTACT GTACATTTTTACCTTTGCAACTGGAGCTGGCCCAGTAACAGGTCTCATTATACCAGAGCTCAGCAGCACCAGGATGCGTGGAAAGATAATGGGATTCAGTTTCACAGCTCATTGG gTTTGCAATTTCTTGGTGGGGCTTTTTTTCCTTGACTTAGTTGAGAAATTTGGAGTTTCTCCAGTTTATGCTAGCTTTGGCGGAGTTTCCTTGGTGGCAGCAATATTTGTCAATTACTTCATAGTTGAAACTAAAGGGCGCTCTCTTGAGGAAATAGAAATGTCACTGAATCCCAATATCCAGGCCAGAGACACGTGA
- the LOC115957549 gene encoding endoglucanase 11-like → MEKEKKKKLYNSTIGAPIIPRCAQLWCFLLSIFAISACAQAFDYADALKKSLLYFESQRSGRLPYNQRVTWRDHSGLTDGLEQGVDLVGGYYDAGDHVKFGLPMAFTVTMLSWGAIEYRQQIAVAGELEHAMEAIKWGTDYFIKAHTSPNVLWAEVGDGDTDHYCWQRPEDMTTSRQAYKIDENNPGSDLAGETAAAMAAASIVFKKTNPHYSHLLLHHAQQLFEFGDKHRGKYDGSVGVVKSYYASVSGYMDELLWAALWLYKATDKDEYWKYLIDKAHCFGGIGWAITEFSWDVKYAGLQVIASKLLMEEKHKKHAHILEQYKSKAEYYICSCLNKNNGTNVEHTPGGLLYVRQWNNMQYVSTAAFLLTVYSDILQNSNQKLKCHGGIVGHQEILSFAKSQIDYILGSNPMNMSYLVGYGSNYPTMVHHRGASIVSYRENKGFIGCTQGYDYWYSSQEPNPNVLVGALVGGPDCQDKFVDQRDNYMQTEACTYNTAPLVGVLAKLLQLEDQSLDLNHDSPLLASY, encoded by the exons atggagaaggaaaaaaagaaaaagctctATAATAGTACAATTGGAGCTCCAATAATTCCCAGATGTGCACAACTTTGGTGTTTCCTACTATCCATCTTTGCCATTTCTGCCTGTGCTCAAGCTTTTGATTATGCTGATGCTCTCAAAAAGAGTCTCCTCTACTTCGAATCCCAACGCTCCGGGCGGTTGCCGTACAACCAAAGGGTCACTTGGCGTGACCATTCTGGCCTCACTGATGGCCTTGAACAAGGA GTGGACTTGGTAGGAGGATATTATGATGCTGGTGACCATGTAAAGTTTGGGCTACCAATGGCATTCACTGTGACAATGCTTTCATGGGGTGCCATTGAATACCGGCAACAAATTGCTGTTGCCGGTGAATTGGAGCATGCGATGGAAGCTATTAAGTGGGGCACTGATTATTTCATTAAGGCACACACTAGTCCAAATGTGTTGTGGGCCGAG GTGGGTGATGGTGACACTGACCACTATTGCTGGCAACGGCCGGAGGACATGACGACGTCGCGGCAAGCATACAAGATTGACGAGAACAATCCGGGGTCGGATCTCGCCGGAGAGACAGCAGCAGCAATGGCAGCTGCATCGATAGTTTTCAAGAAAACAAACCCACATTACTCACACTTACTCCTACACCATGCCCAACAG TTGTTTGAGTTTGGGGACAAGCATAGAGGAAAGTATGATGGGAGTGTGGGAGTGGTGAAGAGCTACTATGCGTCGGTGAGTGGGTACATGGATGAATTGTTATGGGCAGCTTTGTGGTTGTACAAGGCCACCGACAAGGATGAGTATTGGAAGTACCTTATTGACAAGGCTCATTGCTTTGGTGGCATTGGTTGGGCCATCACAGAATTCAGCTGGGACGTGAAGTATGCTGGTCTTCAAGTCATTGCCTCAAAG TTGCTTATGGAAGAAAAGCACAAGAAGCATGCTCACATACTTGAACAATACAAATCAAAAGCCGAATACTACATATGCTCATGCCTCAACAAAAACAATGGCACCAATGTAGAACACACCCCAGGCGGCCTCTTATATGTCCGGCAATGGAACAACATGCAATACGTTTCAACAGCAGCTTTCCTACTCACAGTATACTCTGATATCCTTCAAAACTCAAATCAAAAGCTCAAATGCCATGGAGGAATAGTGGGCCATCAAGAAATCCTCAGCTTTGCAAAATCACAGATTGATTACATTTTGGGGTCTAACCCAATGAACATGAGCTATTTAGTGGGCTATGGTTCAAATTACCCCACAATGGTGCACCATAGGGGAGCCTCAATTGTGTCATATAGAGAGAACAAGGGGTTCATAGGGTGCACCCAAGGCTATGATTACTGGTACAGCAGTCAGGAGCCCAACCCCAATGTTCTAGTTGGGGCCTTAGTTGGAGGACCAGATTGTCAAGACAAGTTTGTGGACCAAAGGGATAATTACATGCAGACTGAGGCCTGCACATATAATACAGCCCCATTGGTTGGAGTTTTGGCAAAGTTGTTGCAATTAGAGGACCAGAGTTTGGATCTGAATCATGATTCGCCTTTGCTGGCTTCTTATTAG